A portion of the Drosophila innubila isolate TH190305 chromosome 3L unlocalized genomic scaffold, UK_Dinn_1.0 0_D_3L, whole genome shotgun sequence genome contains these proteins:
- the LOC117786707 gene encoding uncharacterized protein LOC117786707, producing MHIVSVVTLLLGSIFAYSLAAPQYGGSHSAPSSGYYTLTAALANLAKELAAQRNTTLTVGNSSTIVSGISSSIANAHIDGNRNPGHGHGHHHHHNNGWNNGWNNGWNNGWGYWRGAAEEEGDYNLDGDDAYFEENYNENEGDADSKDDLKL from the coding sequence ATGCATATTGTTTCAGTTGTGACTTTGCTCCTGGGCAGCATCTTTGCCTACTCGCTGGCAGCTCCTCAATACGGAGGATCGCATTCTGCTCCTAGTTCTGGTTATTACACCTTGACTGCAGCTCTGGCCAATTTGGCTAAGGAACTTGCAGCACAGAGAAATACAACATTGACAGTTGGCAACAGTTCAACAATTGTTTCGGGCATCTCCAGCTCCATTGCCAATGCTCATATCGATGGCAATCGCAATcctggacatggacatggacatcatcatcatcacaatAATGGCTGGAACAATGGCTGGAATAATGGCTGGAACAATGGCTGGGGATACTGGCGTGGTGCTGCTGAGGAAGAGGGAGATTACAATCTGGATGGTGATGATGCctattttgaagaaaattataatgaaaatgaaggTGACGCTGACTCCAAAGATGACTTGAAGCTCTAA
- the LOC117788168 gene encoding uncharacterized protein LOC117788168 produces the protein MHIVSVVTLLLGSIFAYSMAAPQFGGSYSAPSSGYYTLTAALANLAKELAAQRNTTVTVGNSSTIVSGISSSIANAHIDGNRNPEHGHHHHHIGWNNGYYNNVGGYWRGAAEEEGDYKSDGDDYQNGEYPEGYDIDSKDEEQEKF, from the coding sequence ATGCATATTGTTTCAGTTGTGACTTTGCTCCTGGGCAGCATTTTTGCCTACTCGATGGCAGCTCCTCAATTCGGAGGATCGTATTCTGCTCCTAGTTCTGGTTATTACACCTTGACTGCAGCTCTGGCCAATTTGGCGAAGGAACTTGCAGCACAGAGAAATACAACAGTGACAGTGGGAAATAGCTCTACAATTGTTTCGGGTATCTCCAGCTCCATTGCCAATGCTCATATCGATGGCAATCGCAATCCTGAACAtggacatcatcatcatcatattgGCTGGAACAATGGCTATTACAATAATGTTGGGGGATACTGGCGTGGTGCTGCTGAGGAAGAGGGAGATTACAAATCGGATGGCGATGATTATCAGAACGGTGAATATCCGGAAGGTTACGACATTGACTCCAAAGATGAAGAGCAGGAGAAGTTCTAG